The following proteins are co-located in the Pyrobaculum calidifontis JCM 11548 genome:
- a CDS encoding deoxyhypusine synthase: MREVVELYKRIGGFQALHVAQAYEVLKEALGEADVRFFSFTGNLVATGLREIIAEALRERLFNVVVTTAGALDHDIAKAMGASYRPGSFDLDDYELAEKGLHRLGNVVISREEYGPYVEKFVLQRCERLWGRSLATYELAEEFGRDLPEDSILGAAARAGVKVFVPGIVDGAVGTALLTCNDLARVRRGGARLVVDVLKDEEALREIVHGGKRLAALIVGGGISKHHVIWWAQFKGGLDYVVYISTAVEYDGSLSGARPREAVSWGKVKPTAKSVYVYADATLVLPILLKALCGK; encoded by the coding sequence ATGAGGGAAGTCGTCGAGTTGTACAAGAGGATAGGGGGTTTTCAGGCGCTACACGTCGCCCAAGCCTACGAAGTTCTAAAGGAGGCGCTGGGCGAGGCAGACGTGCGTTTTTTCTCCTTCACTGGCAACCTAGTGGCCACGGGGCTTAGGGAGATTATAGCCGAGGCTCTGAGGGAGAGACTCTTCAACGTGGTCGTCACTACCGCCGGCGCCTTAGACCACGACATAGCCAAGGCCATGGGGGCCTCCTACAGGCCCGGCTCCTTTGACTTAGACGACTACGAACTGGCCGAGAAGGGGCTTCACAGGCTTGGAAACGTGGTGATTAGCAGAGAGGAGTACGGCCCGTACGTGGAGAAGTTTGTGCTTCAGAGGTGTGAAAGGCTGTGGGGGAGGTCGCTGGCCACCTACGAGCTGGCCGAGGAGTTTGGGAGAGATCTCCCTGAGGACTCCATACTCGGCGCGGCGGCCAGGGCGGGGGTAAAGGTCTTTGTCCCCGGCATCGTCGACGGCGCCGTGGGGACCGCCTTGCTCACTTGCAACGACTTGGCGAGGGTCAGGAGAGGCGGGGCGAGGCTTGTGGTAGACGTGTTAAAGGACGAGGAGGCCCTCAGGGAGATTGTGCACGGGGGCAAGAGGCTGGCCGCGCTCATCGTCGGCGGGGGCATCAGTAAACACCACGTAATTTGGTGGGCACAGTTCAAGGGCGGCCTCGACTACGTTGTTTACATCTCCACGGCTGTTGAATACGACGGCTCTCTAAGCGGCGCCCGGCCGAGGGAGGCGGTGAGCTGGGGGAAGGTCAAGCCCACGGCTAAGAGCGTGTACGTCTACGCCGATGCGACCCTCGTACTGCCCATACTTCTAAAGGCGCTATGTGGCAAATAG
- a CDS encoding SAM-dependent methyltransferase has translation MWDLPLVNLYSTDIVGFMYDVPFVATPEVVVRRMLQLARVQPGEILYDLGSGDGRIVIMAAKEFGARAFGVEIRKDLYEQSMARIKDLGLADRATIINASFFDVDLSNADVVTMYLLTSVNERLKPKLERELRPATRVVSHDFEVPGWRPVVVEEIYEEWRSHKLFLYKVPGKEVPMPGKAVALEDKWLRQVAELVDGSRSLEEIAAKLGVTIRRVREAVEELRKLGVVDEVKIIK, from the coding sequence ATGTGGGACCTACCTCTTGTAAACTTATATAGTACAGACATTGTGGGGTTCATGTACGACGTGCCCTTCGTGGCGACGCCCGAGGTGGTGGTCAGGAGGATGCTCCAGCTCGCCCGGGTCCAGCCCGGCGAGATCCTCTACGACCTGGGGTCTGGGGACGGGAGAATTGTCATAATGGCGGCGAAGGAGTTCGGCGCGCGGGCCTTCGGCGTGGAGATTAGGAAGGACCTCTACGAGCAGTCAATGGCCAGGATCAAGGACTTGGGCTTGGCCGACAGAGCCACTATAATAAACGCGAGCTTCTTCGATGTAGATTTGTCAAACGCAGATGTGGTCACCATGTACCTCCTCACCAGCGTAAACGAGAGGCTCAAGCCGAAGTTGGAGAGGGAGCTCCGGCCCGCCACGCGGGTGGTCTCCCACGACTTCGAGGTGCCGGGCTGGCGGCCCGTGGTAGTGGAGGAGATATACGAGGAGTGGAGGAGCCACAAGCTGTTCTTGTACAAGGTGCCGGGGAAGGAGGTGCCCATGCCCGGCAAAGCCGTGGCCCTGGAGGACAAGTGGCTTAGGCAGGTGGCCGAGCTAGTGGACGGGTCCAGGTCGCTTGAGGAAATCGCGGCAAAGCTCGGGGTGACGATTAGGCGCGTCAGAGAGGCCGTGGAGGAGTTGAGGAAGCTCGGCGTTGTTGATGAGGTGAAGATAATTAAATGA
- a CDS encoding 30S ribosomal protein S15: MPHRSRHKKGRSSSVRPPHPTVPTWIQYTPEEVEQLAVELARRGFPPSQIGIILRDQYGIPLVKPITGKKLTKILEEHGIKQELPEDLLNLIRRALRIRKHLEEHPKDMASRRGLQLVESKIHRLIKYYKRVGKIPQDFVYNPEALSHLAT, from the coding sequence GTGCCTCATAGGTCGCGTCACAAGAAGGGGCGCTCCAGCTCGGTGAGGCCTCCCCACCCCACAGTGCCAACTTGGATACAGTACACGCCGGAGGAGGTGGAACAGCTCGCGGTGGAGCTCGCCAGACGCGGATTTCCCCCGTCGCAGATAGGCATAATTTTGAGAGACCAGTACGGGATACCCCTAGTAAAGCCCATCACTGGCAAAAAGCTCACGAAAATACTGGAGGAGCATGGGATAAAGCAGGAGTTGCCCGAGGACTTGCTCAACTTGATTAGGCGCGCTTTGAGAATTAGGAAACACCTAGAGGAGCACCCCAAGGACATGGCGTCTCGCAGAGGGTTGCAGCTAGTGGAGTCGAAGATACACCGCCTGATAAAGTATTACAAGAGGGTGGGGAAGATCCCACAGGACTTTGTATACAACCCAGAGGCCCTCTCCCACTTAGCAACTTAA
- a CDS encoding KEOPS complex subunit Pcc1 codes for MRRLRSRIETPLSCEYIEAVRPDDVELPRGMEIRHLCVDGRWHIEVVYVVESPEDILTLKNTLDDVVRALQLVEKINLQ; via the coding sequence ATGAGAAGGCTAAGGAGTAGGATCGAGACTCCGCTCTCCTGCGAGTACATAGAGGCGGTGAGGCCAGACGACGTGGAGTTGCCAAGGGGCATGGAGATTAGGCACCTCTGCGTCGACGGGAGGTGGCATATAGAAGTGGTATACGTAGTGGAGTCGCCGGAGGACATACTCACGTTGAAAAATACCTTGGACGACGTGGTGAGGGCCCTCCAGCTTGTGGAAAAGATTAATCTTCAGTGA
- a CDS encoding bifunctional nuclease family protein, whose amino-acid sequence MARYLKAELIDVVETVDSFGQVAGIMLVGAEEWGDKALPIVIGAAETLSIKKGLGEVDFPRPLSHDLLAEILEALGATVEKVTIDALVASTYTATVYVKDREGKIHTFDARPSDAVALAVRVNAPIYVADNLEKYAEDIRKYIPPPEGKVTED is encoded by the coding sequence ATGGCTAGGTATTTAAAGGCTGAGCTCATCGACGTCGTTGAGACCGTGGACTCCTTTGGGCAAGTGGCGGGCATCATGTTAGTGGGGGCAGAGGAGTGGGGAGACAAGGCCCTCCCCATTGTGATCGGCGCCGCGGAGACTCTGTCCATTAAAAAGGGGCTGGGCGAGGTGGACTTCCCCCGCCCGCTAAGCCACGACCTCCTCGCCGAGATCCTTGAGGCGCTCGGCGCCACTGTGGAGAAGGTCACCATAGACGCGCTGGTGGCGAGCACCTATACGGCCACCGTGTATGTAAAAGACAGAGAGGGGAAAATACACACCTTCGACGCCCGGCCAAGCGACGCCGTCGCCCTCGCCGTGAGAGTAAACGCGCCCATATACGTGGCAGACAACTTGGAAAAATACGCCGAGGACATACGCAAGTATATCCCGCCACCGGAGGGGAAGGTCACTGAAGATTAA
- a CDS encoding DNA-directed RNA polymerase translates to MRFCPKDGTLMVPVKKDGTTVLKCPKCGYEVKLTEKAKEGYRQRSEVSEEKKRGVMVAEERRQEYDQEEMEEMRRLLLENLQESERESD, encoded by the coding sequence ATGCGGTTTTGTCCCAAGGACGGCACGTTGATGGTGCCAGTGAAGAAGGATGGGACCACTGTGCTTAAGTGCCCCAAGTGCGGCTACGAGGTAAAGCTGACTGAGAAGGCGAAGGAGGGGTACCGCCAGAGGTCTGAAGTCTCTGAGGAGAAGAAGCGGGGGGTAATGGTTGCCGAGGAGAGAAGACAGGAGTACGACCAGGAGGAGATGGAGGAGATGAGGAGGCTCCTCTTGGAAAATTTGCAGGAGAGCGAGAGGGAGAGCGACTAG
- a CDS encoding thiamine pyrophosphate-dependent enzyme — protein MKLLLLGNEAIAYGALSGGLAVATAYPGTPSTEVLETIEEFKDRYTHWAANEKTAFEIAYGAALAGARALVAMKHVGLNVAADPLHSAAYTGVEGGLLVVSADDPWMYSSQNEQDTRWYGVQAYVPVLEPSSPAEAYAYAKAGLELSERVKQPVLLRSVTRVSHVRAPVEVEPPAPPKWGNFVRDVKRFTLVPAHARERRRELVEKWEKMREWAEQYMTVEDGCDKAVVVTAGVAYTYVKEALKRLGTCATVVKLGMSVPLPRKISEVVKGEAIVVEEGDPVVETQLRALGVSTRGKLDGYFPRYGELTTGKVAAGIAKALGLPYSPPAVYKSPMAPPPRPPSLCPGCPHMATFYALKVATAGLNPVWSGDIGCYSLGLNTGQQDIITHMGSSVGLGHGVAVAAKRFVVATVGDSTFYHAVLPQLVDVAAKSVPMLIVVMDNAYTAMTGGQPSPSRFLPVEKITEAFGIPTFVVDPVYVKSSIETVKKAVEVVKSGRPAVVVSRRPCTLMAVRKARRSGVRLPRYFVDVDKCVSCGICYNVLKCSAISKASGGKAYIDPALCVGCGVCAEVCPVGAIKGEGDRAKWLEVWRQA, from the coding sequence GTGAAACTCCTACTGTTGGGGAACGAGGCAATTGCCTACGGGGCGCTCAGCGGAGGCCTAGCCGTAGCCACGGCATATCCAGGCACGCCCTCTACAGAGGTGTTAGAGACAATAGAGGAGTTTAAGGACCGCTATACACACTGGGCGGCCAATGAGAAGACGGCGTTTGAAATAGCCTACGGAGCCGCCCTAGCTGGGGCAAGGGCCCTGGTGGCTATGAAGCACGTGGGGCTGAACGTGGCCGCAGACCCCCTCCACAGCGCGGCTTACACAGGCGTGGAGGGGGGCCTCCTAGTGGTGTCGGCAGACGACCCGTGGATGTACTCTTCTCAGAATGAGCAAGACACCAGGTGGTACGGCGTGCAGGCATACGTGCCCGTCCTCGAGCCCTCTAGCCCGGCCGAGGCCTACGCCTACGCCAAGGCGGGGCTAGAGCTCAGCGAGAGGGTCAAGCAACCCGTCTTGCTTAGGAGCGTGACGAGGGTGAGCCACGTGAGAGCGCCCGTGGAGGTGGAGCCCCCTGCGCCTCCCAAGTGGGGCAACTTCGTCAGAGATGTGAAGCGCTTCACGCTTGTGCCAGCCCATGCGCGGGAGAGGAGGAGGGAGCTGGTGGAGAAGTGGGAGAAAATGCGGGAGTGGGCCGAGCAGTACATGACTGTGGAAGACGGCTGCGACAAGGCCGTGGTGGTGACAGCGGGGGTAGCTTATACATATGTAAAAGAGGCGTTGAAGAGGCTGGGCACCTGCGCCACTGTGGTGAAGCTGGGGATGTCTGTGCCGCTCCCCCGGAAGATCTCCGAGGTGGTGAAGGGAGAGGCCATAGTGGTAGAGGAGGGGGACCCAGTGGTGGAGACTCAGCTCAGGGCACTCGGCGTATCCACCAGGGGAAAGCTGGACGGCTATTTTCCGCGGTACGGCGAATTGACCACGGGGAAGGTGGCCGCTGGCATAGCCAAGGCGCTTGGCCTCCCCTACTCCCCGCCCGCGGTCTACAAGTCGCCCATGGCGCCTCCCCCAAGGCCGCCGTCTCTATGCCCAGGCTGCCCCCACATGGCCACCTTCTACGCGCTTAAGGTAGCCACGGCTGGGCTAAACCCAGTCTGGTCTGGTGACATAGGCTGCTACTCGCTGGGCTTAAACACGGGCCAGCAGGACATAATAACGCACATGGGCTCCTCTGTGGGCCTTGGCCACGGCGTCGCCGTAGCGGCAAAGCGGTTTGTAGTAGCCACAGTGGGCGACTCCACCTTCTACCACGCCGTCCTCCCCCAGCTTGTGGACGTAGCCGCCAAATCTGTCCCCATGTTGATCGTGGTCATGGACAACGCCTACACGGCCATGACGGGCGGCCAGCCGAGCCCAAGCAGATTTCTGCCAGTGGAGAAGATAACCGAGGCCTTTGGCATACCCACCTTCGTAGTAGACCCCGTGTATGTCAAGTCGTCTATTGAGACTGTGAAAAAGGCGGTGGAGGTGGTGAAGAGCGGCAGGCCTGCGGTCGTCGTCTCAAGGAGGCCCTGCACTCTCATGGCGGTGAGGAAGGCGCGCCGTAGCGGCGTAAGGCTCCCGAGGTACTTCGTCGACGTGGACAAGTGCGTCTCTTGTGGAATTTGCTACAACGTGTTGAAGTGTAGCGCCATTTCCAAGGCGTCTGGCGGAAAGGCGTATATAGACCCCGCTCTCTGCGTCGGATGCGGAGTCTGCGCCGAGGTGTGCCCCGTGGGGGCAATAAAGGGAGAGGGAGACAGGGCGAAGTGGCTGGAGGTATGGAGACAGGCATAG
- a CDS encoding indolepyruvate oxidoreductase subunit beta: protein METGIVIVGVGGQGVLTLARWLGEAALSAGYDVRVAEVHGLSQRGGAVEVHVRFGNEVYAPVVDEGEADVVVALEALEALRGLRYLRQGGVLVVNRRIIQPPGAWYDIGQVLDALKKSGVRHYVVPCYEEALKLGSPVYENSVMLGFVSALLSLPAPPSLDEANKKAFQRGAALLQNPLSPDQ from the coding sequence ATGGAGACAGGCATAGTCATCGTAGGCGTGGGAGGACAGGGCGTGTTGACGCTGGCCAGGTGGCTGGGAGAGGCCGCCCTCTCCGCTGGCTACGACGTAAGAGTGGCAGAGGTCCACGGCTTAAGCCAGCGTGGTGGGGCTGTGGAAGTCCACGTGCGATTTGGGAATGAGGTCTACGCCCCCGTAGTAGACGAGGGCGAGGCCGACGTCGTGGTTGCCCTCGAGGCGTTGGAGGCCTTGCGGGGCCTTAGGTACCTCAGACAGGGCGGGGTGCTGGTGGTAAATAGGAGGATAATCCAGCCGCCAGGCGCGTGGTACGACATAGGCCAAGTGTTAGACGCGTTGAAGAAGTCCGGCGTGCGCCACTACGTAGTCCCCTGCTACGAAGAGGCGCTGAAGCTGGGCTCCCCAGTCTATGAAAACTCGGTAATGCTGGGCTTCGTATCGGCGTTGCTAAGCCTCCCAGCCCCGCCCAGCCTAGACGAGGCCAATAAAAAGGCCTTTCAAAGAGGCGCCGCCCTACTCCAAAATCCTCTTTCCCCCGACCAGTAG
- a CDS encoding serine protein kinase RIO → MGRFRTEKDHDYFKVVDDAINAYTWAAVVKLQERGVVGDVLGPVGQGKEAKLVLAKDREGRYIALKIFYPVPVRFVKSRHGYILGDPRFRGVKISDQLHLVELWCRKEFGNLARAYEAGVRVPRPRGFLRNVLVMDFIGEGNTPAPLLHEVGLEGLDDPEAVFLEVVKNLEKTYIAAGLVHGDLSPFNILYDGEAPWIIDWGSAVRRGHPRELELLRRDVERVLEFFGNPVDPSHLFKRLVERGSAKGKIEVDEEGWLLVGGKRILE, encoded by the coding sequence GTGGGGCGTTTTAGGACTGAGAAAGATCACGACTACTTCAAAGTGGTAGACGATGCGATAAACGCCTACACCTGGGCCGCCGTGGTGAAGCTACAGGAGAGGGGGGTCGTGGGTGACGTGCTGGGGCCGGTGGGCCAGGGCAAGGAGGCGAAGCTCGTCTTAGCCAAGGACAGAGAGGGGAGGTACATAGCGCTTAAGATATTCTACCCAGTCCCCGTCAGGTTTGTGAAAAGTAGGCACGGCTACATCTTGGGCGACCCGCGGTTTAGGGGGGTGAAGATCAGCGACCAGCTCCACTTAGTCGAATTGTGGTGTCGAAAGGAGTTCGGCAACCTCGCTAGGGCGTATGAGGCGGGGGTCCGCGTGCCGAGGCCGAGGGGGTTTCTGCGAAATGTCCTCGTCATGGACTTCATAGGCGAGGGCAACACGCCGGCCCCCCTGCTCCACGAGGTTGGGCTAGAGGGGTTGGACGACCCCGAGGCCGTGTTTTTAGAGGTGGTTAAGAACCTCGAGAAGACGTACATCGCCGCGGGGCTTGTACACGGCGACTTAAGCCCCTTCAATATCCTCTACGACGGGGAGGCCCCTTGGATAATTGACTGGGGCTCAGCGGTCAGGAGGGGCCACCCGAGGGAGCTTGAGCTACTGCGCCGCGACGTGGAGAGAGTGTTGGAGTTTTTTGGAAATCCAGTGGACCCGTCTCACCTCTTCAAGCGGCTGGTGGAGCGGGGGAGCGCCAAAGGGAAAATCGAAGTGGACGAAGAGGGGTGGCTACTGGTCGGGGGAAAGAGGATTTTGGAGTAG
- a CDS encoding KH domain-containing protein, with protein sequence MASEYLRGAIVEPIEAKRARAAREFVKLVDGKYGARAEFDEREMVIKITPGQGTGVDAVLKLREMARAVALGFTPQQALMLEDDEYVLAVVDLKEYTDKPNHLRRIKGRIIGEEGRAKHTIEQLAEVSMVVGDHYVAILGKLGDVEIAKRAVEMLIEGKKHSTVYKYIQEAKRG encoded by the coding sequence GTGGCGTCTGAATATCTGCGCGGGGCCATTGTAGAGCCGATAGAGGCTAAGAGGGCGAGGGCCGCGCGGGAGTTCGTCAAACTTGTGGACGGCAAATACGGCGCCAGGGCGGAGTTCGACGAGAGGGAGATGGTCATCAAAATAACGCCTGGCCAAGGCACGGGGGTAGACGCTGTGTTGAAGCTGAGGGAGATGGCAAGGGCCGTGGCGCTCGGATTTACTCCACAACAGGCGCTCATGCTAGAAGACGACGAGTACGTCTTAGCTGTGGTGGACTTAAAGGAGTACACAGACAAGCCTAACCACCTCAGGAGGATAAAAGGCCGCATAATAGGCGAAGAGGGGAGGGCTAAACACACCATTGAGCAATTGGCCGAGGTGTCAATGGTGGTGGGAGACCACTACGTGGCGATCCTCGGCAAGCTAGGCGACGTAGAGATAGCGAAAAGAGCAGTGGAGATGTTAATAGAGGGGAAGAAACACAGCACCGTGTATAAGTATATCCAGGAGGCTAAAAGAGGCTAA